Proteins encoded in a region of the Isosphaeraceae bacterium EP7 genome:
- a CDS encoding SgcJ/EcaC family oxidoreductase, producing MTRTSTLLRVLLLPLPCLALGLAPMARAQAPEAGAVKPAEDHPEARAAIKALDEAFVKAFNAGDAKAVADTFTEGAQILDEDGLVTSGRPAILDRFAAGFEESPGDTITLESKPISFLTDELAQEEGIAVIKSAEGGAKPERIGYVVLYAKADGGWKHAQVRDTPAPVDNHHQRLEELAWMIGDWVSESEDALVSTHVAWAEGENFLIRSFSIQVGDKPVLKGTERIGWDPAAEQFRSWVFDEEGGFGESTWSSDGQGTWIQKASGVRVDGGVAGATRSTKMLSKDRVQVRVSDRTLDGEVLDAETEYVMVRTPPKPR from the coding sequence ATGACCCGAACCTCGACACTGCTGCGTGTGCTGCTGCTCCCGCTGCCCTGCCTGGCACTTGGCCTCGCGCCCATGGCGAGGGCCCAGGCTCCCGAGGCGGGGGCAGTCAAGCCCGCGGAAGACCACCCCGAGGCCCGCGCCGCGATCAAGGCGCTCGACGAGGCATTCGTCAAGGCGTTCAACGCGGGCGACGCCAAGGCCGTGGCCGACACCTTCACCGAAGGGGCCCAGATCTTGGACGAGGATGGGCTCGTCACTTCAGGACGTCCCGCGATCCTCGACCGCTTCGCCGCCGGCTTCGAGGAGAGCCCGGGCGACACCATCACCCTGGAATCCAAGCCGATCAGCTTCCTGACCGACGAGCTAGCCCAGGAAGAGGGCATCGCCGTCATCAAGTCGGCCGAGGGCGGGGCAAAGCCCGAACGCATCGGCTACGTCGTCCTCTACGCCAAGGCCGACGGCGGCTGGAAGCACGCCCAGGTGCGCGACACCCCCGCGCCGGTCGACAACCATCACCAGCGGCTCGAAGAGCTCGCCTGGATGATCGGCGACTGGGTCAGCGAGAGCGAGGACGCCCTGGTCAGCACGCATGTCGCCTGGGCCGAGGGAGAGAATTTCCTGATCCGTTCCTTCTCCATCCAGGTCGGCGACAAGCCCGTCCTGAAGGGGACCGAGCGCATCGGCTGGGACCCCGCGGCCGAGCAGTTCCGCTCGTGGGTCTTCGACGAAGAAGGCGGATTCGGCGAGTCGACCTGGTCGTCCGACGGCCAGGGGACCTGGATCCAGAAGGCCAGCGGAGTCCGTGTCGACGGCGGCGTCGCGGGCGCCACGCGGTCCACGAAGATGCTGAGCAAGGACCGGGTTCAGGTCAGGGTTTCCGACCGGACGCTCGACGGCGAGGTCCTGGACGCCGAGACCGAATACGTGATGGTCCGCACCCCGCCGAAACCTCGCTGA
- a CDS encoding trypsin-like peptidase domain-containing protein yields the protein MAAGRTMVGHTLTALVTLALVMAWLGHERPERAGAPQAAIPLPAPMQLPAVIPAPPTPPSAEVLALLDAEERVNIHVYATVNRAVVNITTAASAEGLFGDETSSGTGSGFVIDTSGHILTNSHVVEGAESIQVTLSDGSTQEAELVGQDASNDVAIVRVNVPAERLSPVALGDSSSLQVGQKVLALGNPFGLERTLTTGIISSLDRSLKAKNGRTIRGIIQTDAAINPGNSGGPLLNTRGQVIGMNTAILSQVGQSAGIGFAVPINSISRILKPLIERGRVIRADLGLTRVLREPGGLLIVDLAEGGPAALAGLRPIGVRVTRTRFGLVRQLDRDAADLITAIDGKPVRTVDELLTEVEAHSPGASVRVSVVRDGQPTDVEVTLGES from the coding sequence ATGGCGGCTGGTCGGACGATGGTGGGACATACCCTGACGGCCCTGGTGACGCTCGCCCTTGTGATGGCCTGGCTGGGCCACGAGCGGCCTGAACGGGCGGGAGCGCCGCAGGCGGCGATCCCCCTGCCTGCGCCGATGCAACTCCCCGCGGTCATCCCCGCTCCGCCGACGCCGCCGAGCGCCGAGGTCCTGGCCCTGCTCGATGCCGAGGAACGGGTGAACATTCATGTGTATGCGACGGTCAATCGTGCCGTGGTCAATATCACCACGGCGGCGTCGGCCGAAGGCCTGTTCGGCGACGAGACGTCGAGCGGGACGGGGTCGGGCTTCGTCATCGACACGTCGGGCCACATCCTGACGAATTCGCACGTCGTCGAGGGGGCGGAGAGCATCCAGGTCACGCTTTCCGACGGGTCGACCCAGGAGGCCGAGTTGGTGGGGCAGGACGCCTCCAACGACGTGGCGATCGTGCGGGTGAACGTCCCGGCCGAGCGGCTGAGCCCGGTCGCCCTCGGGGACTCGTCGTCGCTGCAGGTCGGCCAGAAGGTGCTGGCGTTGGGCAACCCGTTCGGGCTCGAGCGGACCTTGACGACGGGGATCATCAGCAGCCTCGACCGATCCCTGAAGGCGAAGAACGGGCGCACCATCCGGGGGATCATCCAGACCGACGCTGCAATCAACCCCGGCAACTCGGGGGGCCCGCTGCTGAACACGCGCGGGCAGGTCATCGGCATGAACACGGCGATCCTCAGCCAGGTCGGGCAGTCAGCGGGAATCGGGTTCGCGGTGCCGATCAACTCGATCTCGCGCATCCTGAAGCCCCTCATCGAACGCGGGCGGGTCATCCGCGCCGACCTGGGCCTGACGCGCGTGCTGCGCGAGCCGGGCGGCCTGCTCATCGTGGACCTTGCCGAGGGCGGGCCCGCCGCGCTGGCGGGTCTGCGGCCGATCGGCGTCAGGGTGACGCGCACCCGGTTCGGCCTGGTCCGGCAGCTCGACCGCGATGCGGCCGACCTGATCACGGCCATCGACGGCAAGCCGGTCCGCACCGTCGACGAGCTGCTGACCGAGGTCGAGGCCCACAGCCCGGGCGCCTCGGTGCGCGTGAGCGTGGTGCGCGACGGCCAGCCGACGGACGTCGAGGTCACGCTCGGCGAGTCGTGA